CTATCTGTTCTCAAATTCTCATCCACTATTTACTTTGCGTATGTGAATTTTTCATACATGCATACCAAATGGTATGTATATATTTGAAAGGGCAGAACTCCATTGACCTGCCTAATTACATTCAAGCTCAAATGTTACTCCACATCATTGGGAACTGATATTTGTTGAAGAGTAATAAAAAATACGCTTAtgttttttatccttatatacaccaaaattttgtatttgattttttataagttttttatttgaatcgattttttgatatttgaaaaattttgttttaaatttttgtccttagttaaatgataatatattcgttaaatataaaataatgtgatttgtcacaactaaaaaattatcgtatttattttaaaattaaatttaaaataaatctctttctttctcttatttttcttttttccttttctctttttcatcctcttctttttctttctcctatCATGCAAACATCCCCATAGTTATTCTCATAAACTCTTTGGTCTATTCCTTTCTTGTTTCATCATCTTTCTTGAATGTCTTTAGAGTGAATGCTTTTGTAGTGGATTAATTaaaaactcataaaaaaaaataatttaaaaattagtattattaaattataatgaacAGATCTCCCAAAATTAATCAATAGACTGACACACTGGTGTGCCACCTTCCTTCACCCAAATCATTATTTCACTCCTCCAAAGTCACAATCCCGCACTTCACCTTAACAAACCCCAATCGAAACACCAACGTGGGCGAAAACACTGGAGGGGGAGGTTTGTGGAGACCTTCGAGATTTGGAAATCGTTGATGCTACGCCAATGATGCAACCCCCACCCTTACTCCTCGAAGGAAAATCCaatctgaaagaggagttgggAATGAAAACGgcgagagggggggggggggggggtgtttgaGGGCCAGGGCCTTGAAGGTCAAGGCAGGAAAGGAAGGTGCAAAGGGAGGTTGTGGTCGCCGTTGGCGACCCAGGGTCCCTTTTGAGCACTACAAGAAAACCCTCCATGTCAACCACCGCGCCGTCGAGAAGGCGATGTTCGCTGTCATCTTCGATGTCACCGAAGCCGTCGGAACCTCAATCGCCGCCACAACCAACCCCACGTAGCCTCTGTCATCGAACCCTCCCCAACTGACGGAGTCTCTGAACCTTCCCCGCCTCCACTGACCTGTCCCCCGACGATGTCATCAACCATCTTAACTCCCTTGTCTCTTGCGTGCAAGGGCTCAAACGAAAGGTAAATGCTGACCTAATTTCTTGATTTAAATTTCGATTCATcgtttattcttaaaatttttgtatTCTCCCATCtctttcaaaatagttttatttattttttacgtgaattttttaacctttcaaaaattttaatttgatgttgAAATAAACATTGACGGTTTTTGAAATAAACAGACACCTCATCATTTGACTGACGATAGGAGTCTAGAATAAAAGTTTTCAACTATCAGAcaatcaattcaaaatttttttttatcagaaatcaaacataaaatttgagTATGTatctatttaagcctaaaaaatATCGTTAGTTACAAGATAAAGAATGATAATTCAGTTGAAGATGTTAGTATTACCTAAAGCTATTACATGTTTGATATGATTGGTACATGTCTTTGTGACCAAGAAAGACATCCACATCAACTTATGTGTATAATGGTCTTTGATATATATGGTTGGTTGGTGTCTCAGGTGGTCCAAGATTGCTGCCAGGTTACCTGGAAGAACGGACAATGAGATTAAAAATCACTGGAACACCCATATCAAGAAAAAACTCCTTAAGATGGGTATCGATCCAGTTACTCACGAACCTCTCAATAAACAAGCTGCAGCATCTTCTCAGGATAGTTCATCCTCCCCTGCAGAGCATTTGCCACAACCTGGAAATAACCTTGATGATCAGGTAAAGGAAACTAATGGGGTTCTTCTCAACTCGGAGGAGAATTCAAGTTCATCACAAGCTGAAAATTCTTCTGGGGATGATTCACTTTTGCTAGAAAGCATTTGCAGTGATGACTCTCTGTTAAACAGCATGTGGCTGGATGAAACTCCTCTTGTGGAAGCATTATGGGACACAACACCTAACCTAGAGAACACTAACAATAACATGAGTTTGTTACCATCTTGGGAGGAAAATTGCGCTTGGTTATTGGACTGTCAAGACTTTGGTATTCATGATTTTGGGTTTAACGAGATAGAGGCAAATGCACTGCAAACTGTAGGAATGAAAGAAGAGGGGCATTAGCACGCATGCAGTAGTACATCTGGTGAAGGGAATTTAATTGTCTATGAAAGAAAAATTCAGGGTAAGATATCAAATCTATAAGCGTGACAAAAAACCACGGGCTCAAATTTAGGTTCTTGGTGTTGAATTTTATCTACCTAGTATTTTACAAAGTGTTCTCTCGGAAGGTGGAAGGTGAACGTTTCCTCTTGTGAGGTTCCTCCTCGCCAACCAAACCAAAAAATTGATAGCAAAGCAAAATCAAATCATCAAAATGCCACAGTACGTACGTACTTTCTTCTTCTAATTAAATGCTGTATTATGTGTACGGTAGGGACATAACAAATGGGAAATGTCTAGTGAGTGCGGAAACATATTGTACATAGAAGTCTACTTTGAAAATAATGGTAAAATCTTTTGTGATTACAAGTTCAGTTGTATTCTCTCGTTTCCTGTTTTACTGTCACATTAGAGATAGATGGATAGAGACGTAGACGAAAGAGAAGTCAGAAGTGAGAGGAAGAGATTATTAATAACCACGAACTTAGCTTTGAGCCAGAAGGTGGGATAATAAGTGGCATGGAAGAATTCCACGTGATTTTAGTGTGGTTTTTCTATCAATATGAGTTTGTTTTGATATAATTCTACAGTATTATCAAGGTGAAAGTCCCactttaattaagaattaacaaataaaacatttaaagatTCTGAGTTTTATCTTATAATAATTTGGCATTTATATAGTGATAAGACACATTAATCTTTGAGACTAATTACTGAtaaagtgtaaaatattttatatcgtCAATCAATGGAAATAAcataatagttaaataatagTTACAGAAGTTGTAAgattgatttaataattaaaagaaaaaaaatcttaaatttgaatctccatcaataaaaaaattaatggttaataaattaatattgacaggctaaaataaaaaatgactattAATAcgattttaagataaatattataaaaattaataaatttattataaataataacttacaattaaataatatcaaatttgGTTACGTAGACTATGTACTCAGAATCTTTACTGTTTATTGTGTCTGTACAATAATTCCTTTACTTTTGCTGTGTGACTCTCCCCCACACCCAGCCTTTTTTTAGTTCAACTCCAGTATCATTTTCCTGTCTAACATCATCTGTCAAAGCTTTCATCACATCAAAGgagaattatatatttaatggcAAAAAATGCTGCTATACATTCCAGTTTAAAAATATCATGTCCATCTTTGTGAAACAAATATTATCAGTACATGAttgtttgagttttttttaagtaatcatacttttttatatcaaatcGAGTTGTTCacaaatttaaatcaaaataagttcaacttaaaaataaaatttcataccAAACTTAAATCAAGttacaaattcaacaaattCGAATTGAGTTGAATCAAATAATGTTCAACTCAACTTGGTTCATTTTGAGCACCACTCATGAGCCTCTTGAAATCATGTCTCTGTCCAAAACACCAATAATATTTCTACAATTTATCTTCATAGCCACTCATCAAATGGCTTGAACATATTCCTGGAATGATGGAGAaatcatcttcttctttttttcatttagtgATTGTGAATTGTGATGTAATGTATGTGGCAACAAATAAACGCCCGAATTAGCTAGCTTTTGACAAATTAAACTGAAATGAAATCTTAATGGAGACCACATTAATTGTAGATGGAAAaagttttttctatttatacgTTTTCCACTTTATCATTATTTGAGCTCATGAACATAAACTAAAAACGATACACTAGAAGCACGGTGTCTGCACACTCGGTAAATGCTATTTAAGGGCCATTCCGAATCATGATATACCCCTGGACCAGATATGTCCCCATAAGCACAAGTTCTTAGTGGTGGTCATCATAACACTCCCAAAAGAAAACAATAGGATAAGTAACTCACACCATAGTCTAACACCCACAAGGATTGTGTTTTGTTGTTCCAGTTGATTATTAGTGTCTAATGTGACATCCTCTGccccgatatatatatatatatatatatatatatatatatatatatatgataaataaatacacatagataaaatattcacattcacttcattattactaaataaaatttattaaaaatatattcagctcaaaacaaggccgtcaaaattaataaaatgttttgttaaatcagtgaggtaaaataaaatagactaacatcatgcaattaatatagaaacttatgtctcaatgtcacatcctatcatagtattgtgtcccgacgtccttcagcacaaaaTACCTTAAAGTaatccacctagtcatctgctcccataaacacaaagttcaagatcatcacaagatccaaacacaaataacacacagggagtgagttatcacattcttaactaatagagagaaacaagataacatgtaggtataaatatcatataaacaaaataaaacttacttaaacatagctaACGTCATTTCATCATTTTGTCGtccaacatcacatcacaacacaacatatctcattcattttcacaacattcacgtactcaaggatcaaaacacaatatcaccaagtcaatcaattcatatcgatcaatacacaagcgttatgcaacaaatacactaagactcaatcctatatgcaatgtggtaccatgtcagtgaaaaatcacgTCGGGCGCCtaagagtacatgacaagataaaccacacactagtaagtcaggtcactctcacttagtaaaatcatagggagactagtCAGAGTCacactgttttgcgagaatgctccaaccatgtgggatcggcacaggcttaaaggagtactcaaaccgggtgacccccaaggcctacaccccgaagagtctgtcagggtctttccctcctgattcaagtccaacccagaaaacattttagcacacagactctatctatgaactgtacaaaacacacgactcttcaattgttctcaaaatagtttatctcgtcgcccttaaagggtcttagcattaactcgtcgtccttaaaaggacttagcattaactcgtcgtccttaaagggacttaacattaactcgtcgcccttaaagggacttatagTCGTTcaattgtataattcatagttcacaactcaatacacacaacatctcaatgcacatatatatctcaatcacatacatactcaatttatcacatacattcgatctcaatcacaatgatataatctcaatttaacacgtTATCACATCCCccgaatcatatacactttacctatgaagtATGCAATACATATCActaatcaattattttcaaaatcattttaactcgtcgggttcccacagtggatttCATCACAACACTTATTGCCCttaaaggatattacaattgtgtgattataCAGTTCATAGCTTACAACTCAATACACGCATctcaatatacatatatttcaccattcatcacatgtttaatttatcacatactcacaatttgaatcaccatttcatatcctcaatataacaattcatacaaaagattttcaaataatttcacacaattatatcaaaatcataggtcaaaaccTAAAAACATCAAGAGtgctcaagtttatcaatcaattctcatcagaacatcaattggtacatagaacatacaatattgtatttataatagtcaagggaaaattataattcaataaacatcccaaaataaacaccaatttaatcctctaaggatctctacacatgttcattctaatcccaattgcgataaactcatctcttacctataagcgggctcacgtgtgtattccGACGGgtgatagcagcatctctagcaaTTTTCTATGAtttctcaagcttttcctctaaTTGCTCTGATAGAGTTctcaaacgttagagagaaggagaagagattgaagcctccattttatACTGTCTTCGTACAATACGTATTTCTCCCTCCACAgacatttttttagaaatcccaacggtgaaggtgTGCGGAATTGAATCTCGAACAACACATCAAAATATCATGACAATCCAATAGTTAACGAGTCCGGGATTGTAGTTTTAACGAGACAGTTTCGGGTTTctacgaaaaaagaaaaagctacaAGGCGAAgtgtatttctctcagctcGAACATGATTTCGAAATTTtttccaacggtgagaatgttcaaAAATGAGTTCCGAACCtcgtgctcaaatttcacgatgatccaacggtgaatgagtctgagATCATCGTTTTTCTTAGACAAGTTTGGTGGTATGcgaaaaaagagaggattttgggaGGAAGAGaggagaaaatgaaattgaaaggaaGAGGATGATAAGTTATCGTTAGTCTAAACTGACCtaacattttgttatttatacctaaggtactcacaacctattatttattctatttatttatttttattattttataaaaacaaactctattttattttctatcaaatgaataaataaaataccctttttattttctctcaaattattattttaattaataaaattatttctccttatttatttaattataaaaatctcatcatttttctaaaatattatttatttataactataATCCTTTTTAAATTAGTCTATGAAAAATACGATGTTACATCTAATGTTGCAAcgcttttcaaaattgaacGGTTGTTCTCTTCTCCGGCAATGTTATGTACTCAAAGTTTGAGTACTCTCTTGAACTAGCCTAGCATTTGTTCTTTGTCATTTATCTCGAAAAAGGGCTATTAACTAGATCACATATGATTATAATATAGGTTTATGTCCCCATAGATTTTCTTGCGGTACAAGTTTACAGATATTGCAAAAAATCAACTTTGTCCACCAAGTTAAACATGCGGCAACACCAACTAATGTTATAAAACTTGAAATAAGATATCGAGGGACAAACAAATTTATTACTTGTTATGCTTATGCATTCCTTATTGCTATTGATTTTACAAGAAATCCAATCAAATTTAGAATTACAAATCCAAATACACATTTAACCTTTGTGCAAACCAATAATCTGTGTATACTAAAGATGTTACACACTTAAACGTATCCTCACCGGAATTAAATCAGTGGAAGATTGAAGGAAAGAAAAGGTGAGCTCAACTGACCTTCCAGATTCGAATTGACAAATATAATTCCATtatcaaagaaaaatagagttacAGAGGCATTGGGAGCACTGTGCAAATCCAGACTACTTAATTATGTTGGCTTTTTAAAATCATTGATGGTGAGGTGGATTTTCCCCCTAAGAAAATGCCCACAATTAAAATAGGCATAAGAAAAGGATAGCAGGAAGTCCTGCAGGGAAAGagaaaaatgtattataaagaTGGTATGTTTGattcttttcttattcattGGTTTTAAAACAACTTCGCATTATTTACCagttaatttcttatttaatatttattaaattttaaatttatttctaaaataaatattttaaaaattaaaaatgaaatagttaaatatattttttcattttcttttttcttcatctaGTCCAAGCTTACACTATATTTTGTGTCTTGCACTAACTtccaaatgaaaaataaaggcaTATAGCATTCAGTCACTCAGAAATTGGTATTGCAATTCCAGAGATCTCACAAAAAACTAACAGaacttaaaacataataataaaaaaaacttataatattgTAGAAGTCAAGCCATATTCCTAGGCACAAGCTCATCAGTTTTAAATTTGGTCCCAAAGACGGTCGGGTTTGGGTTCGagttcaaatttaatataactatACAATATACGTATAAGAGGGGAATTTCTTTCTACATATAACATTTTTCTTGTACAtccaacatttttttgttttttcctaaaTTACTCAAACTAAATTCATATGA
This genomic interval from Glycine max cultivar Williams 82 chromosome 5, Glycine_max_v4.0, whole genome shotgun sequence contains the following:
- the MYBJ1 gene encoding protein ODORANT1-like, producing the protein MGRQPCCDKLGVKKGPWTAEEDKKLIKFILTNGQCCWRAVPKLAGLRRCGKSCRLRWTNYLRPDLKRGLLTEAEEQLVIDLHARLGNRWSKIAARLPGRTDNEIKNHWNTHIKKKLLKMGIDPVTHEPLNKQAAASSQDSSSSPAEHLPQPGNNLDDQVKETNGVLLNSEENSSSSQAENSSGDDSLLLESICSDDSLLNSMWLDETPLVEALWDTTPNLENTNNNMSLLPSWEENCAWLLDCQDFGIHDFGFNEIEANALQTVGMKEEGH